A genomic segment from Pediococcus acidilactici encodes:
- a CDS encoding PadR family transcriptional regulator — protein MAIQIPTALLDGCVLGILSRGDYYGYALTQKVQEHTPVSESTMYPVLRRLKKANLLTTYDEPYQGRNRRYYHITAEGQKQLTEVQQEWLTFKKQIDQLLGGVEPDE, from the coding sequence GTGGCAATCCAAATACCCACCGCTTTACTCGACGGGTGTGTACTCGGCATTTTAAGTCGGGGTGATTATTACGGGTACGCCCTGACCCAGAAAGTCCAGGAACACACTCCCGTTTCTGAATCCACCATGTATCCCGTTTTAAGGCGGCTGAAAAAGGCTAATCTACTTACCACCTACGACGAACCTTACCAGGGCCGGAACCGTCGCTATTACCACATCACCGCTGAAGGTCAAAAGCAGTTAACTGAAGTTCAGCAAGAATGGCTAACTTTTAAAAAACAAATTGACCAATTACTTGGAGGAGTTGAACCAGATGAATGA
- the mscL gene encoding large-conductance mechanosensitive channel protein MscL produces MLKEFKEFVSRGNVLDLAVGVIIGGAFTSIVKALVNYLINPLIGLFVGGIDFSDWSLKVAGATFKFGSFVNAVINFLIIAFVVFIIVKTVNKFVPKKADEEDQTDETDNSELYLKEIRDALVQNPELVDKLRNQSENNHQ; encoded by the coding sequence ATGCTTAAAGAATTTAAAGAATTTGTTTCACGTGGAAACGTCCTCGACCTGGCCGTCGGGGTTATCATTGGGGGCGCTTTTACTTCCATCGTAAAGGCCTTGGTTAATTATTTAATTAACCCGCTGATTGGGCTCTTCGTCGGGGGAATTGATTTTTCAGACTGGTCCCTTAAAGTTGCCGGCGCCACGTTTAAATTTGGAAGTTTCGTCAACGCCGTCATCAACTTTTTGATCATTGCCTTCGTGGTCTTTATTATCGTTAAAACCGTTAATAAATTTGTGCCCAAAAAAGCTGACGAAGAAGACCAGACTGATGAAACCGACAATAGTGAACTTTATTTGAAAGAAATTCGCGACGCGTTGGTTCAGAATCCAGAGCTCGTCGACAAACTTCGCAACCAATCGGAGAACAATCATCAATAA
- a CDS encoding FtsX-like permease family protein, translating to MIKIGIKEFRYQLNTWLGALVVFIAASVITSCCLIIYFSMIAAKLDNNIIKAISITPLSFGLVTLSVVISGIIVTVGKAFAKEHAQLTQLGATPAQLAQITAIEMVLVSFLGTFSGYFVALPLAQSLYHSFQREAGKQYFPLISVNYHLSALFTVLGITLLIAYVSSFLYSYHYQMKMKTSKKRHWLKIWKIILQITTASSVFLGILWEYYQIYFPAKNVNLVNTLQNILILTAVLIWLIDKYLINFSLYLVYRGLDHFNFRTLTTAFYRIKNQPSRLSNLIKPILITLLFLSGIIHLILELLNMQRVRTPIAIFLTLLIYLGPTLIIVAGNMISLTIMEKNVAKQDFIQLKILGYSPRDLFFEQLQEGLLYSLTISFLMGGFNLIFFATVRYIKTKIFGVAYFSVNWSSVLYWPFLAGLLSFILIFLIGSIRPKLN from the coding sequence ATGATTAAAATTGGTATCAAAGAATTTCGTTACCAACTTAATACTTGGTTGGGAGCGTTAGTCGTGTTTATCGCAGCCAGCGTAATCACTTCTTGTTGTCTAATCATTTATTTTTCTATGATCGCCGCTAAACTTGATAATAATATTATTAAAGCCATTTCAATCACTCCACTTAGTTTTGGGCTTGTAACCCTCTCCGTAGTAATCAGTGGGATAATTGTCACCGTGGGAAAGGCGTTTGCTAAAGAGCATGCGCAGTTAACTCAATTAGGTGCTACTCCCGCTCAATTAGCCCAAATTACCGCAATAGAAATGGTTTTAGTAAGTTTCTTGGGAACTTTTTCAGGATACTTCGTGGCACTCCCCCTAGCTCAAAGTCTCTACCACTCCTTTCAAAGGGAGGCCGGTAAGCAGTACTTTCCCCTAATTTCCGTTAATTATCACCTCAGCGCCCTCTTTACCGTCTTGGGAATTACGTTATTAATTGCCTATGTTTCAAGTTTTCTTTACAGTTACCATTATCAAATGAAAATGAAAACCTCTAAAAAACGGCATTGGTTGAAAATTTGGAAAATCATTTTACAAATCACCACTGCTTCGTCAGTTTTTCTTGGAATTCTTTGGGAATACTATCAAATTTATTTTCCTGCCAAAAACGTTAACCTTGTCAATACGCTCCAAAACATTTTAATTCTCACCGCCGTATTAATCTGGCTAATTGATAAGTACCTAATTAACTTTAGCCTGTACTTGGTTTATCGTGGTTTGGATCATTTTAATTTTCGTACCTTAACTACGGCTTTTTACCGCATTAAGAACCAACCCTCTCGATTATCCAACCTCATTAAACCCATTCTAATCACGCTACTTTTTCTTTCGGGAATCATTCATTTGATTCTTGAGCTGCTCAATATGCAACGAGTGCGCACACCGATTGCCATTTTCCTCACCCTACTCATTTACTTGGGGCCCACTTTAATTATCGTCGCTGGCAACATGATTTCGTTAACCATTATGGAAAAAAACGTTGCGAAACAAGATTTCATTCAATTAAAAATACTTGGCTATTCTCCTCGCGACCTATTCTTTGAACAGCTTCAAGAAGGATTATTGTACAGTCTTACGATTAGCTTTTTAATGGGCGGTTTTAATTTAATATTCTTTGCCACGGTTCGCTATATAAAAACCAAGATATTCGGCGTTGCCTATTTTTCAGTCAATTGGAGTTCCGTTTTATATTGGCCGTTTTTAGCAGGTCTTTTATCATTTATCCTGATTTTTTTAATCGGTAGTATTCGGCCAAAGCTTAATTAA
- a CDS encoding prolyl-tRNA synthetase associated domain-containing protein: MEASQLVQSKLTELNIPFEIVNHPPATTTAEADSYIKGISGVRTKSMFLTNRRKTAYYLLIMDDQKYLDMHKFAEIVDEKRLHLASSASLMKKMKLAPGIVSPFGLLNNVERDVRVYFDKDIIDEQRMSFHPNTNEQTIFLSTTDLFKFIEAVGFEYRVVEL, translated from the coding sequence ATGGAAGCAAGTCAGCTAGTCCAATCCAAGTTAACCGAACTCAACATTCCGTTTGAAATTGTCAATCATCCGCCGGCAACGACCACCGCAGAAGCGGATAGTTATATTAAGGGAATTTCGGGAGTTCGCACGAAATCGATGTTTTTAACTAATCGACGAAAAACCGCGTACTATTTACTAATTATGGATGATCAAAAGTACTTAGACATGCATAAGTTTGCGGAAATTGTGGATGAAAAACGTCTGCACCTTGCTTCGTCCGCTAGTTTAATGAAAAAAATGAAGCTGGCTCCCGGGATAGTTTCTCCGTTTGGCTTATTAAATAACGTTGAAAGGGATGTACGGGTTTACTTTGATAAGGACATTATCGATGAGCAACGGATGAGTTTTCATCCCAATACCAACGAACAGACCATTTTTTTATCCACTACCGACTTGTTTAAGTTTATTGAAGCGGTTGGGTTTGAGTACCGGGTGGTGGAATTGTAA
- a CDS encoding GrpB family protein, with amino-acid sequence MSDSLSDLSLEELWQLFPIQLVAPQPGWQSWYADEERRLKRLLPINVAINHIGSTAIDNIWAKPIVDILVEAPHASHAAIKEILEQNDYICMAQQTNRIDFNKGYLPQGFAERVFHLHLRVPGDNDEIYFRDYLNNHPEIAHQYEELKLTLWKPYEHDRDGYTAAKTEFVKKYTQLARRGKV; translated from the coding sequence ATGAGTGATTCGCTATCCGATTTATCGTTAGAAGAATTGTGGCAGCTTTTTCCCATTCAGCTGGTTGCTCCTCAACCAGGATGGCAATCTTGGTATGCAGATGAAGAGCGGCGCTTAAAGCGGTTGCTGCCCATCAACGTAGCGATTAACCATATTGGAAGTACGGCAATTGATAATATTTGGGCCAAGCCCATTGTCGATATTTTAGTAGAAGCTCCTCACGCCAGTCATGCAGCGATTAAAGAAATTTTGGAACAAAACGACTACATTTGTATGGCTCAGCAAACAAATCGAATTGATTTTAATAAGGGGTACTTGCCCCAAGGATTTGCTGAGCGAGTTTTTCACCTTCATTTGCGGGTGCCTGGAGATAATGATGAAATATATTTTCGGGATTATCTAAATAATCATCCCGAAATTGCCCACCAGTATGAAGAATTAAAACTGACGCTTTGGAAGCCTTATGAGCACGATCGTGACGGCTATACGGCCGCCAAGACTGAATTCGTAAAGAAGTATACGCAGCTAGCTAGAAGGGGCAAAGTTTAA
- a CDS encoding ABC transporter ATP-binding protein has protein sequence MQPIIKVNHLCKYYYYGKHSQQNSVLNNVNLSVKPGEFLSIVGPSGSGKTTLIKCIAGLLPPSTGTVNISGRDPFKLKPCKLAQFRRTTVGIIFQQYNLVPYLSPYENAVLPLRLAHDSIDQHRVTALMAEMKLNGDLFGNVTDLSGGEQQKIAIARTILSKASVIFADEPTGALDSKSGSVVMQLLQKLVQQGTTLVMVTHNLELAAQSVRAVILNDGRITHSILKPTLADLLQLEEETS, from the coding sequence ATGCAACCCATCATCAAAGTTAACCATTTATGTAAGTACTATTACTATGGTAAACATTCCCAACAAAACTCCGTTTTAAACAACGTCAATTTATCGGTGAAACCCGGGGAATTTTTGAGCATTGTAGGCCCTTCAGGGAGCGGTAAAACTACGTTAATTAAATGTATTGCTGGCTTATTACCTCCTTCAACAGGTACCGTTAACATTAGCGGCAGGGATCCATTTAAGCTTAAGCCTTGCAAGTTAGCCCAGTTTCGGCGGACAACCGTAGGGATCATCTTCCAGCAGTACAACCTCGTCCCCTATCTCTCCCCTTACGAAAATGCCGTATTACCATTGCGACTTGCCCATGATTCCATTGACCAGCACCGCGTCACTGCCCTGATGGCCGAAATGAAGTTAAACGGTGACTTATTTGGTAACGTCACTGATCTATCCGGGGGTGAACAGCAAAAGATAGCAATTGCTCGGACGATTCTTTCAAAGGCTAGCGTCATTTTTGCCGACGAACCGACTGGTGCCCTCGATTCCAAGTCCGGATCCGTGGTAATGCAACTTCTCCAAAAATTAGTTCAACAAGGTACCACTCTTGTAATGGTCACCCACAACCTAGAGCTTGCCGCACAAAGTGTTCGCGCAGTTATTTTAAACGACGGCCGTATCACCCATAGCATTTTAAAGCCGACGCTTGCCGACCTGCTTCAACTTGAGGAGGAAACTTCATGA
- a CDS encoding metalloregulator ArsR/SmtB family transcription factor — MNNLTQIKMEFSDLSDFLIAIGDEKRQAIIMALLAENACQGLRASELTSVTKLSRPAVSHHLKILREAHLIKYQRVGTKNYYYLSHEIKEIEQLQNLLTHINDCINEGD; from the coding sequence ATGAATAATTTAACCCAAATTAAAATGGAGTTTTCTGATTTAAGTGACTTCTTAATTGCGATCGGCGACGAAAAACGGCAGGCCATTATTATGGCTTTACTTGCCGAAAATGCCTGCCAGGGGTTACGCGCAAGTGAATTAACCTCGGTGACAAAGCTCTCCCGCCCCGCAGTTTCGCACCACCTTAAAATCCTCCGGGAAGCCCATTTAATTAAGTACCAGCGGGTAGGCACGAAGAATTATTATTATTTATCACACGAAATTAAGGAAATTGAGCAGTTACAAAATTTACTGACCCACATCAACGATTGTATTAATGAAGGAGATTAA
- a CDS encoding NAD-dependent succinate-semialdehyde dehydrogenase: MAYQSVNPYTGKLIQTYPSTTDQEVEVALKNADEFYQFAKTQPIEKRAEKLQLIADTFRENLDDYARLITTNMGMLFTEAQAEVQKTIEFAEYYAQNAAKLLEDKPYNEVPGVRAHVKYQSIGTILLVEPWNFPYTQIMRVFAPNFMVGNPVLLKDPSMIPDCSDAFATVTQKAGIPTGAFKNLLINYDQVNTIIADPRVQGVALTGSEGAGKKIAAEAGANLKKSTMELGGTDVFIVTDDADLDQAIKVGAKARLTNAGQVCTSAKRFIINAKVYDQFLDGLIAEFAKRKIGDPQDPKTTLAPLSSKSAQEKLQKQVDMAIAGGAKLLWGDNTPFEGPGASFHPLILSGMQPDNPMYDQELFGPVAQVYKVADDEEAIALANASQHGLGGTVFAGDLDRAEKLASQIETGQVAINQMLTSHANLPFGGVKLSGYGRELSDMGIREFVNAKTIIDG, from the coding sequence ATGGCATACCAATCTGTAAATCCATACACTGGAAAATTAATCCAGACATATCCTAGCACTACCGACCAAGAAGTCGAAGTTGCTCTAAAAAATGCCGATGAATTTTACCAATTTGCCAAAACCCAACCTATCGAAAAGCGAGCTGAAAAATTACAACTGATTGCGGACACTTTCCGGGAGAATCTTGATGATTATGCCCGCCTAATCACTACTAACATGGGCATGCTTTTCACCGAAGCCCAAGCGGAAGTACAAAAAACCATTGAGTTTGCGGAATATTACGCCCAAAACGCCGCTAAACTGTTGGAAGATAAACCTTACAACGAGGTTCCCGGCGTCCGTGCTCATGTTAAATACCAGTCCATTGGAACGATTCTATTAGTGGAACCTTGGAATTTCCCATATACCCAAATTATGCGGGTTTTTGCCCCTAACTTCATGGTCGGCAATCCCGTTTTATTGAAGGATCCAAGCATGATTCCCGACTGCTCCGACGCGTTTGCCACGGTTACCCAAAAAGCCGGCATCCCTACCGGAGCTTTTAAAAACCTGTTGATTAACTATGACCAAGTCAACACCATCATTGCTGATCCACGAGTTCAAGGCGTCGCTCTAACTGGTTCGGAAGGTGCTGGTAAAAAGATTGCGGCTGAAGCAGGCGCTAATTTAAAGAAATCTACGATGGAATTAGGTGGCACCGACGTGTTTATCGTTACCGACGATGCCGATCTTGACCAGGCAATTAAGGTAGGTGCAAAAGCCCGGTTAACTAATGCTGGACAAGTTTGCACTTCCGCAAAACGTTTTATCATTAACGCAAAAGTTTATGACCAATTCTTAGACGGGCTTATTGCAGAATTTGCCAAACGAAAAATTGGTGACCCACAAGATCCTAAGACAACTTTAGCACCACTTTCTTCCAAATCTGCCCAAGAAAAACTACAAAAGCAGGTTGATATGGCAATTGCGGGCGGTGCTAAGTTACTCTGGGGCGACAATACGCCGTTTGAAGGTCCTGGTGCTAGTTTCCATCCGTTAATCCTAAGCGGAATGCAACCAGACAATCCGATGTATGATCAAGAGCTCTTTGGTCCAGTTGCACAAGTTTACAAAGTTGCCGACGACGAAGAAGCCATCGCCCTTGCCAATGCGTCACAACACGGCCTAGGTGGGACCGTCTTTGCGGGTGATTTAGATCGTGCTGAAAAACTCGCTTCCCAAATTGAAACTGGACAAGTTGCCATTAACCAGATGCTAACTTCTCACGCAAACCTTCCATTTGGTGGGGTGAAACTTTCGGGCTACGGCCGGGAATTAAGTGACATGGGAATTCGCGAATTTGTTAACGCTAAGACGATTATTGATGGATAA
- a CDS encoding type 1 glutamine amidotransferase domain-containing protein, with protein sequence MQKVLVVLTNVDHYQGTTDLTGLWLGEAAEFVDEMTQAGIEVDYVSPQGGFVPLDPRSMKYADSAILKIYESADFKKRALSASLAPQDVNPADYSAIYYTGGHGVMWDFPNNSELQKIAMAIYHHHGYISSVCHGIAGLLNLKEDGQYLISGKNITGFTTSEEILAGKKSVVPFLNKKAAEDHGAHFRQKLAYRKYAIQDGRLITGQNPFSVRAVAKKLIAALKNSATL encoded by the coding sequence ATGCAGAAAGTTTTAGTAGTACTTACCAACGTTGATCATTACCAGGGAACCACTGACCTTACGGGACTTTGGCTAGGAGAAGCTGCAGAATTTGTTGATGAAATGACGCAGGCAGGCATTGAGGTGGATTACGTCAGTCCGCAAGGTGGATTTGTTCCGCTTGATCCGCGAAGCATGAAGTATGCCGACTCTGCAATTCTAAAAATCTACGAATCGGCAGATTTTAAAAAACGGGCGTTGTCGGCATCCCTAGCCCCTCAAGACGTTAACCCTGCTGATTATTCTGCAATTTATTACACCGGCGGTCATGGCGTGATGTGGGACTTCCCAAATAATTCTGAACTTCAGAAAATAGCCATGGCAATTTACCATCACCATGGCTACATCAGCTCCGTTTGTCACGGAATTGCAGGGTTACTCAACCTTAAGGAAGATGGTCAATACTTGATTAGCGGGAAAAACATTACCGGCTTTACAACCAGCGAAGAAATCCTTGCTGGAAAAAAATCCGTAGTCCCCTTCCTTAATAAAAAGGCGGCCGAAGATCACGGCGCCCATTTTCGCCAAAAGTTAGCTTACCGAAAGTACGCGATCCAAGATGGTCGCTTAATTACCGGACAAAATCCGTTTTCTGTCCGAGCGGTAGCCAAGAAACTGATTGCTGCGCTGAAAAACTCCGCTACTTTATAA
- a CDS encoding EVE domain-containing protein, with protein MEIEDEILGNLKPVKSRLLKFGFQEKGLQLVFTKKIIGGDFSVEITVAPDGQVTGRVFDLAFGDEYTNFRAKYVAGKFAGKVRNAYVTLLKSIADQCFTFDDHAHVGQKWIVPANPKYFDVDQAFRENTTIIWKQTSNIKVNDLVYLYVTSPISAIRYKCLAVEVNIPQNYRDANIKMNKAMRIHLIKKYDKTQFALPVLKQYGVTTVRGPRHMPEQLAHYMQVQEGDGDE; from the coding sequence TTGGAAATTGAAGATGAAATTTTAGGAAATCTAAAGCCCGTCAAAAGCCGGCTGTTGAAGTTCGGTTTTCAAGAAAAAGGGCTCCAGCTAGTTTTTACCAAAAAAATTATTGGCGGAGATTTTTCGGTGGAAATTACGGTGGCGCCTGATGGCCAAGTTACGGGTCGGGTGTTTGATTTGGCATTTGGGGATGAATACACCAATTTTCGAGCAAAATACGTAGCTGGAAAATTTGCGGGGAAGGTTCGCAATGCTTATGTAACGCTGTTAAAGTCAATTGCCGACCAGTGTTTTACGTTTGATGATCACGCTCACGTGGGGCAAAAGTGGATTGTTCCTGCCAATCCCAAGTATTTCGACGTGGATCAAGCCTTTCGTGAAAATACCACGATCATCTGGAAGCAAACCAGCAACATTAAGGTCAACGACCTGGTATACCTTTACGTTACATCGCCAATCTCGGCAATTAGGTACAAGTGTTTGGCTGTGGAAGTAAACATTCCGCAAAATTACCGGGATGCCAATATTAAAATGAACAAGGCAATGCGGATTCATTTGATAAAAAAGTATGACAAAACCCAATTCGCACTCCCTGTTTTAAAACAATACGGGGTTACCACGGTGCGGGGACCACGGCACATGCCCGAGCAGTTGGCGCATTACATGCAAGTACAGGAGGGCGATGGCGATGAGTGA
- a CDS encoding DUF1700 domain-containing protein: protein MNEYIDELKSHLTELTTEEQSDVINFYTEYLEDAGIKTYAAAVDKLGTPVQLARKVLADYSIKASQTMNDTGTQTHSKQPQRDVRTIWLIILALLSFATPMGLIIPAILIAICVIPFSIVFSVVVSIGALFLSLLLAGVILIGAGGYIIFSSFWAGFSILGTGFTFLGLFLILLPIAHWIIVNGIHLTSQLFQKLYASISQKTRFGK from the coding sequence ATGAATGAATACATCGATGAATTAAAGTCCCACTTAACCGAACTAACTACCGAAGAACAGTCAGACGTAATCAATTTTTATACGGAATACCTTGAAGATGCCGGAATCAAAACTTATGCTGCAGCCGTTGACAAGCTCGGCACGCCGGTTCAGTTGGCGAGAAAAGTACTTGCTGATTATTCGATCAAGGCAAGCCAAACCATGAACGACACTGGTACGCAAACCCATTCTAAACAACCCCAACGCGACGTTCGCACAATCTGGCTCATTATTTTGGCGCTCCTTTCCTTTGCTACGCCAATGGGTCTGATCATCCCCGCCATACTCATCGCCATTTGTGTGATTCCATTCAGTATTGTTTTTTCCGTAGTAGTCTCGATAGGGGCCCTCTTTCTAAGCTTGCTGTTGGCGGGCGTAATCTTAATCGGCGCGGGTGGTTACATAATTTTTTCCTCCTTCTGGGCGGGTTTTTCAATTTTAGGTACCGGCTTCACTTTCCTAGGACTATTTTTAATTCTCCTCCCGATAGCCCACTGGATCATTGTGAACGGCATCCACCTCACTTCCCAATTGTTCCAGAAATTGTACGCCTCTATCAGCCAAAAAACTCGTTTCGGAAAGTAG
- a CDS encoding DUF805 domain-containing protein codes for MVAAYKKFWNNLFDFSGTANRPEYWWPVIINYIIGGLAVGIITNLMGHPIDDIYNWQDLSTNLVVQIVTLIVWVGTLSLKFRRLHDTDRSGWWVLIDLIPLIGTIWFFILMILPSKPNRWDGHHGQHA; via the coding sequence ATGGTAGCTGCATATAAGAAGTTTTGGAATAATTTATTTGACTTTTCCGGCACTGCAAATCGCCCCGAATACTGGTGGCCAGTAATCATTAACTACATTATTGGCGGTCTAGCAGTTGGTATTATTACTAATTTAATGGGTCACCCTATCGATGATATTTACAATTGGCAAGACCTAAGCACTAATTTGGTAGTGCAAATTGTTACTCTAATCGTTTGGGTAGGTACTTTATCACTTAAGTTCCGCCGTTTGCATGATACCGACCGTTCGGGTTGGTGGGTCTTAATTGACCTCATTCCGCTAATTGGAACGATCTGGTTCTTCATCTTGATGATTTTGCCATCCAAGCCTAACCGTTGGGATGGTCATCACGGCCAACACGCTTAA
- a CDS encoding DUF4097 domain-containing protein, producing the protein MKKTFIAGILLTLLGIIFITIASLNNAFYDLPKLNERFHFAGSHSITKSYRRVRSIQLKTLNDVTVEAYDGKSIKITTPASINQIHYQSSSQQLNIGTARINRLLTSFLSDYNQSDPILIKVPRQTILQSIKGSTTGELTLSTLNIDQLRLRSTDEVHLNKMKVNDTLNISGEADVNLNNVTADTLDINGDGEVIIQNCNFQKNPTTISNTDDISVTNSKLNRASLTSSDGDINLNELQATHDLAVRTTDGDIHAVLNSTKDLAVSATTDDGKVTIFGRSQRHFRDGNLATKYTFSTGDGDIHIE; encoded by the coding sequence ATGAAGAAGACTTTTATCGCCGGTATTTTATTAACCTTACTTGGAATTATCTTTATCACGATTGCTTCCCTCAATAATGCCTTTTACGACCTGCCGAAACTAAACGAGCGATTCCATTTCGCGGGCAGCCATTCCATCACTAAATCCTATCGTCGGGTTCGCTCCATCCAGCTTAAAACATTGAACGACGTCACAGTCGAAGCTTACGATGGTAAATCAATAAAGATCACCACGCCCGCGTCGATAAACCAAATCCATTACCAATCTAGTTCTCAACAATTAAACATTGGAACAGCCAGAATAAACCGTTTATTAACTTCATTTCTAAGCGACTATAACCAATCTGACCCAATTTTAATTAAGGTTCCGCGCCAAACTATTTTGCAATCGATCAAAGGCAGCACCACTGGAGAGCTTACTTTATCTACCTTAAACATTGACCAACTCCGTTTACGTAGCACGGATGAAGTTCATTTAAATAAAATGAAGGTAAACGATACTTTGAATATTAGTGGTGAAGCCGACGTGAACTTAAATAACGTAACTGCCGACACCCTGGACATCAACGGGGACGGCGAGGTGATTATTCAAAACTGTAATTTCCAAAAGAACCCCACCACGATTTCTAATACTGATGACATTTCCGTTACTAATAGCAAACTTAACCGCGCTAGTTTAACTTCATCTGACGGCGATATTAACTTAAATGAACTTCAAGCCACCCACGACCTTGCCGTTCGGACGACCGATGGTGACATTCATGCTGTTTTAAATTCAACCAAGGACCTTGCCGTCTCCGCCACTACGGATGACGGAAAAGTTACGATTTTTGGTCGTTCTCAACGCCATTTTCGCGATGGCAATTTAGCAACCAAGTACACCTTTAGTACTGGCGATGGCGATATCCATATTGAATAA
- a CDS encoding multidrug efflux SMR transporter: MGYMYLSFAIVGELIGDNLLKASAGFTRPVYGVSALLSYGICFYFFSLSLKTINLNIAYAVWAGIGILLTAVIAFLFWKEPINLGNILGILFIIVGVVILSYYGEN; this comes from the coding sequence ATGGGGTATATGTATTTATCATTCGCCATCGTTGGTGAATTAATTGGAGATAATTTATTAAAAGCATCGGCTGGTTTTACCCGACCGGTTTACGGCGTTTCGGCGTTGCTTTCGTATGGAATCTGCTTTTATTTCTTCTCGCTTTCATTAAAAACGATTAACTTAAACATTGCGTACGCAGTGTGGGCTGGCATTGGAATTTTGCTAACTGCCGTGATTGCGTTTCTCTTTTGGAAGGAACCAATTAATTTGGGTAACATCTTGGGAATCCTTTTCATCATTGTAGGCGTGGTCATCCTCAGTTACTACGGCGAAAATTAG
- a CDS encoding acetate kinase, with product MLKELVINAGSSTLKWKLFSMPDEQILASGLVDRIDLPASVFTAQQPGQEKYRITQDNITYDLAATMVLSYLKDQGVVEHLHEISGIGHRVVAGGEYFKDSVLVDHEVLDQINELAQYAPLHNPIEARYIEIFMQLLPKARQVAVFDTSLYAEMPKVNYLYPIPYEYYTEYGVRKYGAHGTSHRYVAHRTAELLGRPLEELKLITCHLGSGSSITAFDHGRVIDTSMGFTPLGGVMMATRSGDLDASLVAFLAKKLEISVEEVVDILNQKSGLLGISQLSPDQRDLEEAAPTNPQAQLALDMFVNRVVRFIGSYVAELGGLDAIVFTAGCGENAIEVRKKIADQLGYFGLAVDDARNDVRGKEQKISPDEAKVDVLVVPTNEELMIVRDVQRLAN from the coding sequence ATGTTAAAAGAATTAGTAATCAATGCTGGTAGTTCAACTTTGAAATGGAAATTATTTTCCATGCCGGATGAGCAAATTTTAGCAAGTGGCTTGGTTGATCGGATCGATTTACCCGCCTCTGTATTTACCGCTCAACAACCCGGGCAGGAGAAGTATCGCATTACCCAAGATAATATTACCTACGATTTAGCAGCCACCATGGTGCTCTCGTACCTAAAAGATCAAGGTGTCGTGGAACATCTTCACGAAATTAGTGGAATTGGTCACCGCGTCGTAGCGGGCGGTGAATACTTTAAGGATTCCGTTTTGGTGGACCACGAAGTTTTGGACCAAATTAACGAACTTGCCCAATATGCACCACTGCATAACCCGATCGAAGCGCGCTACATTGAGATCTTTATGCAATTACTACCCAAAGCACGGCAAGTAGCCGTCTTCGATACCTCATTGTACGCGGAGATGCCTAAAGTTAACTACCTCTACCCCATTCCTTACGAATACTATACGGAATACGGTGTGCGGAAATACGGGGCACACGGTACTAGTCACCGGTACGTTGCCCACCGGACGGCTGAATTACTCGGACGACCGTTAGAAGAGCTTAAGCTAATCACCTGTCACTTGGGTTCTGGTTCGTCAATCACCGCGTTTGACCATGGACGGGTAATTGATACCTCGATGGGCTTCACGCCGTTGGGTGGCGTAATGATGGCAACGCGGTCGGGCGATTTAGACGCCTCCCTCGTGGCCTTCCTAGCTAAAAAATTAGAGATTAGCGTCGAAGAAGTGGTGGATATCCTCAACCAGAAATCTGGTTTATTGGGTATTTCCCAGCTTTCACCCGATCAGCGAGATCTTGAAGAAGCTGCGCCGACAAATCCCCAAGCTCAGTTAGCACTGGATATGTTCGTTAACCGGGTTGTGCGTTTTATTGGTAGCTACGTTGCCGAACTAGGGGGCTTAGATGCCATCGTCTTCACCGCCGGTTGCGGCGAAAACGCCATTGAGGTACGAAAAAAAATTGCTGACCAACTCGGCTACTTTGGCTTAGCAGTTGACGACGCGCGCAATGACGTACGGGGTAAGGAACAAAAAATCAGCCCCGACGAAGCTAAGGTAGATGTATTGGTCGTTCCAACCAATGAGGAACTGATGATTGTCCGAGACGTTCAGCGTTTGGCAAATTAA